In Streptomyces qaidamensis, one DNA window encodes the following:
- a CDS encoding enoyl-CoA hydratase-related protein, whose translation MDILLVASAFNSLTQRVFAELSNEGHHVDVVLASHGPDAVRAAVREGCPELIVAPMLKSALPEDVWREHTCLIVHPGPPGDRGPSSLDWAIAEEASEWGVTVLQAEAAMDAGDVWADGSFTVPPTGKSDMYRNEVADAATAAVLLAVRRYAEGSYKPRPQSEPGTDVVWRDFFRQEQRRIDWENDSTATVLRKLRGADSQPGVRDEICGREVFLHGGHPEDRLRGEPGELLATRAGALCRATRDGAVWIPELRPRKSSGDPAPFRRPAASVLANFPAPPGSSPGMPGAYDRPYWLPEIAAPLELPPDRITWTDIRYRQRGPIGFLAFSFPGGAMSTTHCRRLLAAWRYALTRPTSVLVLGGARDFFSNGIHLNVIEAADDPAGESWSNLNAMNDLVEAVLRTTDRLVVSALGGNAAAGGVMLALAADEVWCRAGSVLNPHYRNMGLYGSEYWTYSLPRRVGAETAERLTTEALPVSAATAERIGLVDRLVPVAAQEFAPEVERLAADLAADPDLPRRITAKATARHADELTRPLAEYRRAELAQMRAVFFDPEAPYHALRSAFVRKLPNGSARPLATGDAR comes from the coding sequence ATGGACATCTTGCTCGTCGCCAGCGCGTTCAACAGCCTGACCCAGCGTGTGTTCGCCGAACTGTCGAACGAGGGGCACCACGTGGACGTCGTGCTCGCCTCGCACGGCCCCGACGCGGTCCGGGCCGCCGTACGCGAGGGGTGCCCGGAGCTGATCGTCGCCCCGATGCTGAAGTCGGCCCTGCCGGAGGACGTGTGGCGGGAGCACACCTGCCTGATCGTGCACCCAGGGCCGCCCGGGGACCGGGGCCCGTCGTCGCTGGACTGGGCGATCGCCGAGGAGGCGTCCGAGTGGGGCGTGACGGTACTCCAGGCCGAGGCGGCCATGGACGCGGGAGACGTGTGGGCGGACGGCTCCTTCACGGTGCCGCCGACGGGCAAGAGCGACATGTACCGCAACGAGGTGGCCGACGCCGCCACGGCCGCCGTGCTGCTGGCCGTGCGGCGCTACGCCGAGGGGTCGTACAAGCCGCGCCCGCAGAGCGAACCCGGGACCGACGTGGTGTGGCGGGACTTCTTCCGCCAGGAGCAGCGGCGGATCGACTGGGAGAACGACAGCACGGCGACGGTGCTGCGCAAACTGCGGGGCGCCGACTCCCAGCCGGGTGTGAGGGACGAGATCTGCGGCCGGGAGGTCTTCCTGCACGGCGGGCATCCCGAAGACCGGCTGCGCGGGGAGCCCGGGGAACTGCTCGCGACCCGGGCCGGCGCGCTCTGCCGGGCCACCCGGGACGGCGCGGTGTGGATCCCGGAGCTGCGGCCCCGCAAGAGCTCCGGTGACCCCGCGCCGTTCCGCCGCCCGGCGGCCTCGGTCCTCGCGAACTTCCCGGCCCCGCCCGGCAGCAGCCCGGGCATGCCGGGTGCGTACGACCGCCCGTACTGGCTGCCCGAGATCGCCGCCCCGCTCGAACTGCCCCCGGACCGCATCACCTGGACCGACATCCGCTACCGGCAGCGCGGCCCCATCGGGTTTCTGGCCTTCTCCTTCCCGGGCGGGGCCATGAGCACCACCCACTGCCGCCGGCTGCTCGCCGCCTGGCGATACGCCCTCACCCGCCCCACCTCGGTCCTGGTGCTCGGCGGTGCCCGCGACTTCTTCTCCAACGGCATCCACCTCAACGTCATCGAGGCGGCGGACGACCCGGCGGGCGAGTCCTGGTCCAACCTGAACGCCATGAACGACCTGGTCGAGGCGGTGCTGCGCACCACCGACCGGCTGGTCGTGTCGGCCCTCGGCGGCAACGCGGCGGCGGGCGGCGTGATGCTCGCCCTGGCCGCCGACGAGGTCTGGTGCCGCGCCGGCAGCGTCCTCAACCCGCACTACCGGAACATGGGCCTGTACGGGTCGGAGTACTGGACGTACTCGCTGCCCCGCCGGGTGGGCGCCGAGACGGCCGAGCGGCTGACGACCGAGGCGTTGCCGGTGAGCGCCGCGACGGCCGAGCGCATCGGGCTGGTGGACCGCCTGGTGCCGGTCGCGGCCCAGGAGTTCGCCCCCGAGGTCGAGCGCCTGGCCGCCGACCTGGCCGCCGACCCGGACCTTCCGCGCCGGATCACCGCCAAGGCCACGGCCCGTCACGCGGACGAGCTGACGCGGCCCCTCGCCGAATACCGGCGGGCCGAACTCGCCCAGATGCGCGCCGTCTTCTTCGACCCCGAGGCGCCCTACCACGCGCTGCGGTCCGCCTTCGTCCGCAAACTCCCGAACGGCTCCGCCCGGCCGCTGGCCACCGGGGACGCCCGATGA